In one window of Tachypleus tridentatus isolate NWPU-2018 chromosome 2, ASM421037v1, whole genome shotgun sequence DNA:
- the LOC143242054 gene encoding putative bromodomain-containing protein 10 has product METETYAVHNSVEKTRNNDAYSVPELSEIDEGEDCEEIKLLDPSESRTQQTQTSLEDSEGSWNCESNMSHSSTTEKELIVDSDMDSENSLECLDFVSFVDESTEHTTGSKTLPKKGRKPRKTEFLPAHLDCELVDAFRVVSYLMSESNKNINWPFLEAVRHNDPSCPDYYEVIVKPVWLSKVKSQILDGQYSTITNVVRDLRQMFANCYLYNGASHPISKRALKLETVLEQRLALLPKEMIEKTSLKVTSPEFAEETLGTVIRRKTRYNVDHSLILSHMMKERSLRAKEAKRRQVDLKRAEQEAAVQKVLNWESELVQEHINTINAMWELPQIGHFLYLTQRILNIPDITQYELERAFLIPQASSLMCVIMTTLLSNPQDRAKLDQKSKMPYKVWHERLKIRINTFYKVFCRKNKNPLKVFETLGVEPDFFKVLGPTNLLEHKPFHKLSLQQKVWIVKSLCDYCLHSHSTIIESLNELPVEYQKEQALGEDREGNTYIYFPHFGVRRLDLSYSPLD; this is encoded by the exons ATGGAAACTGAAACTTATGCAGTTCACAATTCAGTggagaaaacaagaaataatgatGCTTACAGTGTTCCAGAGTTATCAGAAATAGATGAAGGTGAGGAttgtgaagaaataaaacttcttgATCCTTCTGAATCTCGAACACAACAGACACAGACAAGTTTAGAAGACTCTGAGGGAAGTTGGAACTGTGAATCTAATATGTCACATTCTTCTACCACAGAAAAAGAGCTAATTGTGGATAGTGACATGGATAGTGAAAATTCTTTGGAATGTTTAGACTTTGTTTCATTTGTAGATGAATCCACAGAACACACCACAGGTAGTAAGACATTACCAAAGAAAGGCCGTAAGCCACGGAAAACTGAGTTCCTACCAGCACATTTAGACTGTGAATTAGTTGATGCCTTTAGAGTTGTAAGTTATTTAATGTctgaatcaaataaaaatatcaactgGCCTTTTCTTGAAGCTGTCAGACACAATGATCCAAGTTGTCCTGACTACTATGAAGTAATAGTGAAGCCAGTGTGGTTGAGTAAAG TGAAATCACAGATCCTTGATGGACAGTACTCaacaattacaaatgttgtgAGAGATTTACGACAAATGTTTGCAAATTGTTATCTTTATAACGGAGCCAGTCATCCAATTAGTAAGCGTGCATTGAAGTTGGAGACTGTGTTGGAACAAAGATTAGCTCTACTTCCTAA AGAAATGATAGAAAAAACAAGCCTGAAAGTAACATCACCAGAGTTTGCTGAAGAAACACTAGGGACAG TCATTCGAAGAAAAACTCGTTATAATGTGGACCATAGCCTGATTTTAAGTCATATGATGAAGGAAAGAAGTCTGAGAGCTAAGGAAGCCAAACGTCGGCAGGTGGATCTGAAGAGAGCAGAACAAGAAGCAGCAGTTCAGAAGGTGCTAAACTGGGAATCAGAGCTGGTCCAGGAacatattaacacaataaatGCCATGTGGGAG TTGCCACAGATAGGTCACTTTCTATATCTGACTCAAAGAATTCTAAACATTCCAGACATAACACAGTATGAATTAGAACGTGCTTTTCTTATACCTCAAGCAAGTAGTTTAATGTGTGTTATTATGACAACACTACTAAGTAACCCCCAAGATCGTGCCAA GCTAGATCAGAAATCCAAAATGCCATATAAAGTGTGGCACGAGAGGTTAAAGATAAGAATAAATACCTTTTATAAGGtattttgtagaaaaaataaaaatcctttAAAG gtATTTGAAACTCTGGGAGTAGAACCAGATTTTTTCAAAGTATTGG GACCTACAAATCTTCTTGAGCACAAACCATTCCATAAGCTGAGTTTGCAACAGAAGGTTTGGATAGTCAAGTCTCTCTGTGATTATTGTCTG CACAGCCACAGTACGATAATAGAGAGCCTGAACGAACTGCCTGTAGAATACCAAAAAGAGCAGGCACTAGGCGAAGACAGGGAAGGTAACACATACATTTACTTTCCACATTTTGGGGTCAGGAGATTAGATTTATCGTACAGCCCCTTGGACTGA